The Desulfuromonas versatilis genome has a segment encoding these proteins:
- the glmS gene encoding glutamine--fructose-6-phosphate transaminase (isomerizing) encodes MCGIVGYIGAQDATPIIIDGLRRLEYRGYDSAGIATLDGGKIDIRRAQGKLVNLEKLLGEKPVSGSCGIGHTRWATHGRPSEINAHPHYAGGIVVVHNGIIENYLALKERLRSQGHRFTSETDTEIIAHLIEEHHKQTRDFEAAVRRALGEVRGAYAVAILCEQEPGKLIAAKLGSPLVVGKGRGESFVASDIPAMLSHTREMIFLEDGEMVVFENGAMRFSNLAGTPLEKAAKTIDWSPLMAEKGGYKHFMLKEIYEQPRAIADTIAGRVLEEKGEVYLEGLDLSATELAAMEKVFIIACGTSWHAALVGKFLIEKHCRVPVEVDIASEFRYRDPIVNERTLTLLISQSGETADTLAALREARGKGGKVAAICNVVDSSIARESHGVIYTHAGPEIGVASTKAFTTQLVALFLFAVHLGRVRGTLDQAQGRAMLDALVTLPRKVEAALELDGAIEQAAREYMGARDFLYLGRGNQYPIALEGALKLKEISYIHAEGYPAGEMKHGPIALIDENLPVVVVVPHNDTFEKVISNLEEVHARGGRVIAVTDHTDPGLTEKSDAVFMLPKIIDELMPVLTSIPMQLLAYHIAVLKGTDVDQPRNLAKSVTVE; translated from the coding sequence ATGTGCGGTATCGTAGGCTACATCGGCGCGCAGGACGCCACCCCCATCATCATCGACGGTCTGCGGCGCCTGGAGTACCGGGGCTATGACTCGGCGGGGATCGCCACCCTCGACGGCGGCAAGATCGATATCCGCCGCGCCCAGGGCAAGCTGGTCAACCTGGAGAAGCTGCTCGGCGAGAAACCCGTTTCCGGCAGCTGCGGCATCGGCCACACCCGCTGGGCGACCCACGGCCGCCCCTCGGAGATCAACGCCCACCCCCACTACGCCGGCGGCATCGTGGTGGTGCACAACGGCATCATCGAGAACTACCTGGCGCTCAAGGAGCGGCTGCGCTCCCAGGGGCACCGCTTTACCTCGGAGACCGACACCGAGATCATCGCCCACCTCATCGAGGAGCACCACAAGCAGACCCGCGACTTCGAAGCCGCGGTGCGCCGTGCCCTGGGCGAGGTGCGCGGGGCCTACGCGGTGGCCATCCTCTGCGAGCAGGAGCCGGGCAAGCTGATCGCCGCCAAGCTCGGTTCGCCGCTGGTGGTGGGCAAGGGGCGAGGCGAGTCCTTCGTCGCCTCGGACATCCCCGCCATGCTCTCCCACACCCGCGAGATGATCTTCCTCGAGGACGGCGAGATGGTGGTCTTCGAGAACGGCGCCATGCGCTTCAGCAACCTGGCCGGCACTCCCCTGGAGAAGGCGGCCAAGACCATCGACTGGTCGCCGCTGATGGCCGAGAAGGGGGGCTACAAGCACTTCATGCTCAAGGAGATCTACGAGCAGCCCCGGGCCATCGCCGACACCATCGCCGGCCGGGTGCTCGAGGAGAAGGGCGAGGTCTACCTCGAGGGGCTGGATTTGAGCGCCACGGAACTCGCCGCGATGGAGAAGGTCTTCATCATCGCCTGCGGCACCTCCTGGCACGCCGCCCTGGTCGGCAAGTTCCTCATCGAGAAGCACTGCCGGGTGCCGGTGGAGGTGGATATCGCCAGCGAGTTCCGCTACCGCGACCCCATCGTCAACGAGCGGACCCTGACCCTGCTCATCAGCCAGAGCGGCGAGACCGCCGACACCCTGGCCGCCCTGCGCGAGGCCAGGGGCAAGGGGGGCAAGGTTGCCGCCATCTGCAACGTGGTCGACTCCTCCATCGCCCGCGAGAGCCACGGGGTGATCTACACCCACGCCGGCCCGGAGATCGGCGTCGCCTCCACCAAGGCCTTCACCACCCAGCTGGTCGCCCTGTTCCTGTTCGCCGTCCACCTCGGGCGGGTGCGCGGCACCCTCGACCAGGCCCAGGGGCGCGCCATGCTCGACGCCCTGGTCACCCTGCCGCGCAAGGTCGAGGCGGCCCTCGAGCTGGACGGCGCCATCGAACAGGCCGCCCGCGAGTACATGGGGGCCCGCGACTTTCTCTACCTGGGCCGCGGCAACCAGTACCCCATCGCCCTGGAGGGGGCGCTCAAGCTCAAGGAGATCTCCTACATCCACGCCGAGGGCTACCCCGCCGGCGAGATGAAGCACGGGCCCATCGCCCTGATCGACGAGAACCTGCCGGTGGTGGTCGTGGTGCCGCACAACGACACCTTCGAAAAGGTCATCTCCAACCTCGAGGAGGTCCACGCCCGCGGCGGCCGGGTCATCGCCGTGACCGATCACACCGACCCGGGGCTGACCGAGAAGTCCGACGCGGTGTTCATGCTGCCGAAGATCATCGACGAGCTGATGCCGGTGCTCACCTCGATTCCCATGCAACTGCTCGCCTACCATATCGCCGTACTCAAGGGGACCGACGTCGATCAGCCCCGTAACCTGGCCAAGAGCGTAACCGTGGAGTAA
- the glmU gene encoding bifunctional UDP-N-acetylglucosamine diphosphorylase/glucosamine-1-phosphate N-acetyltransferase GlmU, with the protein MKPNLAAVILAAGKGTRMKSQLPKVLHEVAGQPMALFPARLARGLGAAPAVLVVGHEAEAVREALADEQLRFALQAEQLGTGHALLCAEPELEGFSGTLLLLCGDVPLLRRETLERLLDYHAAQQAAVTVLTAEMADPTGYGRIVRDGEAVLRIVEEKDAAAGEKAIREINTGIYAFEAPFVFEALRGVGRDNAQGEYYLTDVVAAARAAGRKVCALVAGDAEEAMGINDRVQLARAGALMRQRINEAHMRAGVTLVDPAAAYIEPQVEIGPDTVIHPGAHLRGRTRLGAGCIVEPGVVVSDCSIGEGAHLKAGSVLSEAQLGDHCAVGPMAHLRPGTVLAGHNKIGNFVETKKSVIGQGSQASHLTYIGDAELGRGVNIGCGTITCNYDGVNKHKTIIEDDVFVGSDTQFVAPVRIGRNSLIAAGSTITKDVPADALALSRAEQKIIPGWSLKHKKSKKKS; encoded by the coding sequence ATGAAACCGAACCTGGCCGCCGTCATCCTTGCCGCGGGCAAGGGGACCCGAATGAAGTCGCAGCTGCCCAAGGTGCTGCACGAAGTCGCCGGGCAGCCGATGGCGCTGTTTCCCGCTCGGCTGGCCCGCGGACTGGGCGCCGCCCCGGCGGTGCTGGTGGTGGGCCACGAGGCCGAGGCGGTCCGCGAAGCCCTGGCGGACGAACAGCTGCGCTTCGCCCTGCAGGCCGAGCAGCTCGGCACCGGCCACGCCCTGCTCTGCGCCGAGCCGGAGCTGGAGGGCTTCTCCGGCACCCTGCTGCTGCTCTGCGGGGACGTGCCCCTGCTGCGCCGCGAGACCCTCGAGCGGCTGCTCGACTACCACGCCGCCCAGCAGGCCGCGGTCACCGTGCTGACCGCCGAGATGGCCGACCCCACCGGCTACGGGCGCATCGTGCGCGACGGCGAGGCGGTGCTGCGCATCGTCGAGGAGAAGGACGCCGCTGCCGGGGAGAAGGCGATCCGCGAGATCAACACCGGCATCTACGCCTTCGAGGCGCCCTTCGTCTTCGAGGCGCTGCGCGGGGTCGGGCGGGACAACGCCCAGGGCGAGTACTACCTGACCGACGTGGTCGCGGCGGCCCGCGCCGCCGGGCGCAAGGTCTGCGCCCTGGTCGCCGGCGATGCCGAGGAGGCCATGGGGATCAACGACCGGGTGCAGCTGGCCCGGGCCGGCGCCCTGATGCGCCAGCGGATCAACGAGGCGCACATGCGCGCCGGGGTCACCCTGGTCGACCCGGCGGCGGCCTACATCGAGCCGCAGGTGGAGATCGGTCCCGACACGGTGATCCACCCCGGCGCCCACCTGCGCGGCCGCACCCGGCTGGGTGCCGGCTGCATCGTCGAGCCGGGGGTGGTGGTCAGCGACTGCAGCATCGGCGAGGGGGCGCATCTCAAGGCCGGCTCGGTGCTCAGCGAAGCGCAGCTCGGCGACCACTGCGCCGTCGGCCCCATGGCCCACCTGCGCCCCGGCACCGTGCTGGCCGGGCACAACAAGATCGGCAACTTCGTCGAGACCAAGAAGTCGGTTATCGGCCAGGGCTCCCAGGCCAGCCACCTCACCTACATCGGCGACGCCGAGCTGGGCCGCGGGGTGAACATCGGCTGCGGCACCATCACCTGCAACTACGACGGGGTCAACAAGCACAAGACCATCATCGAGGACGACGTCTTCGTCGGCAGCGACACCCAGTTCGTCGCCCCGGTGCGCATCGGCCGCAACAGCCTGATCGCCGCCGGCTCGACCATCACCAAGGACGTCCCCGCCGACGCCCTGGCCCTCTCCCGGGCCGAACAGAAGATCATCCCGGGGTGGAGCCTCAAGCATAAGAAAAGCAAGAAGAAATCATAA
- a CDS encoding MXAN_5187 C-terminal domain-containing protein, whose product MSERKDLGRELSRIEQDLKELEILYEQYFAGVEKREPVKQRDGLAQRLRHFTNRRITQTDLRFRYQTLAARFHSYATYWDRILRQIDEGRYVRQQAPKVPVPAPAAAPSGDETEAIYRELLLARQACNLKTTTLDREQVSRFIEQQREKIREKFGDRAVEFRVVTEDGKPKIKVRAKKS is encoded by the coding sequence ATGAGCGAACGCAAGGACCTCGGCCGTGAGTTGTCCCGCATCGAGCAGGACCTCAAGGAGCTGGAAATCCTTTACGAGCAGTATTTCGCCGGGGTGGAAAAACGCGAACCGGTCAAGCAGCGCGACGGGCTCGCCCAGCGCCTGCGCCACTTCACCAACCGCCGCATCACCCAGACCGACCTGCGCTTTCGCTACCAGACCCTCGCCGCTCGCTTCCACAGCTACGCCACCTACTGGGACCGCATCCTGCGCCAGATCGACGAGGGGCGCTACGTCCGCCAGCAGGCGCCGAAAGTTCCCGTGCCCGCCCCGGCTGCCGCGCCGAGCGGCGACGAAACCGAGGCCATCTACCGGGAGCTGCTGCTGGCCCGCCAGGCCTGCAACCTGAAAACCACCACCCTGGACCGCGAGCAGGTGTCCCGCTTCATCGAGCAGCAGCGGGAAAAAATCCGCGAAAAATTCGGCGACCGGGCGGTGGAATTCCGCGTGGTGACCGAAGACGGCAAGCCCAAGATCAAGGTCCGGGCGAAAAAATCTTGA
- a CDS encoding patatin-like phospholipase family protein, with the protein MPPKRSKTALVLAGGGIMGAAYEIGCLTALDRLFAPGFSSRRFDIYVGVSAGSVIAALVASRIAPEGLFKAIANEEQSVFNFGRSDIYRLDYRAMFSSFRRVAGNLFKIMRKYRRSRWSLSFADALHILQEQFPAGLFSLEPMQQYLCQSFRKEGILDDFNLIQNELYIPAYDLDRGHRVVFGSEGYRDVHICQAITASCAIPYFFRPPRIGDSHYMDGSIGRVSHIDVAIEKGARLVVLVNPRVPMDNDRERSCLPSMSYGKCSSIAELGISYAWEQSRRIENKEKLDLALDGYRRKHPEVDILLIEPGCEESVLFFQSPMSHTARHHIMNYGYHLTLGQLRSRFAEFSEVFERHGIQVSDRNLAAPPPAEVSG; encoded by the coding sequence ATGCCCCCCAAGCGCAGCAAAACAGCCCTGGTACTGGCCGGCGGCGGCATCATGGGCGCCGCTTACGAGATCGGCTGCCTGACCGCCCTCGACCGGCTGTTTGCGCCCGGCTTCAGCTCCCGGCGCTTCGACATCTACGTCGGGGTCAGCGCCGGTTCGGTCATCGCCGCGCTGGTGGCCAGCCGCATCGCCCCCGAGGGGCTGTTCAAGGCCATCGCCAACGAGGAGCAGAGCGTCTTCAATTTCGGCCGCTCGGACATCTACCGCCTGGACTACCGGGCCATGTTCTCCTCCTTCCGCCGGGTGGCCGGCAACCTGTTCAAGATCATGCGCAAATACCGGCGCAGCCGCTGGTCGCTCTCATTCGCCGACGCCCTGCACATCCTCCAGGAGCAGTTCCCCGCGGGGCTGTTCTCCCTCGAACCGATGCAGCAGTACCTCTGCCAGTCCTTCCGCAAGGAGGGGATCCTCGACGACTTCAACCTGATCCAGAACGAGCTGTACATCCCCGCCTACGACCTGGACCGGGGCCACCGGGTGGTTTTCGGCAGCGAGGGGTACCGCGACGTGCACATCTGCCAGGCGATCACCGCCTCCTGCGCCATCCCCTATTTTTTCCGCCCCCCGAGAATCGGCGACAGCCACTACATGGACGGCTCCATCGGCCGGGTCAGCCACATCGACGTGGCCATCGAGAAGGGGGCCCGGCTGGTGGTGCTGGTCAACCCCCGCGTGCCGATGGACAACGACCGGGAGCGCTCCTGCCTCCCCTCCATGTCCTACGGCAAGTGTTCGAGCATCGCCGAGTTGGGCATCTCCTACGCCTGGGAGCAGTCGCGGCGCATCGAGAACAAGGAAAAGCTCGACCTGGCCCTCGACGGCTACCGGCGCAAGCACCCCGAGGTGGACATCCTGCTCATCGAGCCGGGCTGCGAGGAGTCGGTGCTGTTCTTCCAGAGCCCCATGAGCCACACGGCCCGCCACCATATCATGAACTACGGCTACCACCTCACCCTGGGCCAGCTGCGCAGCCGCTTCGCCGAGTTCAGCGAGGTCTTCGAGCGCCACGGCATCCAGGTCAGCGACCGCAACCTGGCCGCGCCGCCGCCCGCCGAGGTGAGCGGTTAG
- a CDS encoding B12-binding domain-containing radical SAM protein, protein MNIALATLHANRSAQAVPLAAACLAAALPEGLRRKTRLVDLYPDQDQEAMVRALLAANPQLVAFSLYVWNREALLALARRLRRERPALRLVAGGPEATTDPAGVLRDGDLDAVIRGEGEASFRELVEALEQGPLRVAPAGVTLNTPEGPVAGPERAPAEDLDALASPWLSGVLTPPAGGGVLWEVSRGCPFACDFCFDARGSRGVRHIGEKRLVAELKLFARARVGQVWVLDSTFNFPPERGKNLLRLLARHAPQVHFHLEAKADFLDRETARLLADTPCSVQIGLQSARPEVLRNIHRNLDLAAFGRRLQQLGAEGVTFGLDLIYGLPGDDHQGFRHSLNTALGFAPNHLDMFALAVLPGTPLHRDRERFGIVAEEQPPYRVLGSASCPPADLERSRSLAAAADLFYNVGRAVAFFPALLKATGTQPAEFLEGFAEWALGPGGVESSRFLDALPWKPAAVLALQEGYVTERLRRAGREELVPAALDLMRYHFHYAETLLGPETLPLKGKTPRGQQLWNTPLRTAGSLRLVPFNYEILEMVELGDIDLAELAAMFRPVGSMVLFVRRGDQVFCESLVEDFARLLGGCQKKRAPKEIFGASLSSREGAEIVEFAVAEGFLVRG, encoded by the coding sequence ATGAACATCGCCCTGGCCACCCTGCACGCCAACCGCTCCGCCCAGGCGGTCCCCCTGGCCGCCGCCTGCCTGGCCGCCGCGCTCCCCGAGGGGCTGCGCCGCAAGACCAGGCTGGTCGACCTGTATCCGGACCAGGACCAGGAGGCGATGGTCCGGGCCCTGCTCGCCGCGAACCCGCAGCTGGTCGCCTTCTCCCTCTACGTCTGGAACCGCGAGGCGCTGCTGGCCCTGGCCCGCCGCCTGCGCCGGGAGCGCCCCGCGCTGCGCCTGGTGGCCGGCGGCCCCGAGGCGACCACCGACCCCGCGGGGGTGCTGCGCGACGGGGATCTGGACGCGGTCATCCGCGGCGAGGGCGAGGCGAGCTTCCGCGAACTGGTGGAGGCCCTGGAGCAGGGCCCGCTGCGGGTGGCGCCGGCGGGGGTCACCCTGAACACCCCCGAGGGGCCGGTCGCCGGGCCGGAGCGCGCCCCCGCCGAGGACCTGGACGCCCTCGCCTCCCCCTGGCTCAGCGGGGTGCTGACGCCCCCGGCCGGGGGCGGCGTGCTCTGGGAGGTCTCCCGCGGCTGCCCCTTCGCCTGCGATTTCTGCTTCGACGCCCGCGGCAGCCGGGGGGTGCGGCATATCGGCGAAAAGCGCCTGGTGGCCGAACTCAAGCTGTTCGCCCGGGCCCGGGTCGGCCAGGTCTGGGTGCTCGACTCGACCTTCAATTTCCCCCCGGAGCGGGGCAAGAACCTGCTGCGGCTGCTGGCCCGGCACGCCCCCCAGGTCCATTTTCACCTGGAGGCCAAGGCGGATTTTCTCGACCGGGAGACCGCCAGGCTGCTTGCCGACACCCCCTGCTCGGTGCAGATCGGGCTGCAGTCGGCCCGCCCCGAGGTACTGCGCAACATTCACCGCAACCTGGACCTGGCGGCCTTCGGCCGCCGGCTGCAGCAGCTCGGCGCCGAGGGGGTGACCTTTGGCCTCGACCTGATCTACGGCCTGCCGGGCGACGATCACCAGGGTTTTCGCCACAGCCTGAACACCGCGCTGGGCTTCGCCCCCAACCACCTGGACATGTTCGCCCTGGCGGTGCTGCCCGGCACCCCCCTGCACCGCGACCGGGAGCGTTTCGGCATCGTCGCCGAGGAGCAGCCCCCCTACCGGGTCCTGGGCAGCGCCAGCTGCCCGCCCGCCGACCTGGAACGCAGCCGCAGCCTGGCCGCGGCCGCCGACCTGTTTTACAACGTCGGCCGGGCGGTGGCATTTTTCCCCGCCCTGCTCAAGGCCACCGGGACCCAGCCGGCGGAGTTTCTCGAAGGGTTCGCCGAGTGGGCCCTGGGCCCGGGCGGGGTGGAGTCCTCCCGCTTCCTGGATGCCCTGCCGTGGAAGCCCGCCGCAGTGCTGGCGCTCCAGGAGGGCTACGTCACCGAACGCCTGCGCCGCGCCGGGCGCGAGGAGCTGGTCCCGGCGGCCCTCGACCTGATGCGCTACCATTTCCACTACGCCGAGACCCTGCTCGGCCCCGAGACCCTCCCCCTGAAGGGGAAAACCCCGCGCGGCCAGCAGCTGTGGAACACTCCGCTGCGTACCGCCGGTTCGTTGCGCCTGGTGCCGTTCAACTATGAGATACTCGAGATGGTTGAGCTGGGGGACATCGACCTGGCGGAGCTGGCCGCCATGTTCCGCCCGGTGGGTTCGATGGTGCTCTTCGTGCGGCGGGGGGACCAGGTGTTCTGCGAGTCGCTGGTGGAGGACTTTGCCCGGCTGCTCGGCGGCTGTCAAAAAAAGAGAGCGCCGAAGGAGATCTTCGGCGCCAGCCTTTCCAGCCGCGAAGGCGCCGAAATCGTCGAGTTCGCCGTGGCGGAGGGGTTTTTGGTGAGGGGCTAG
- a CDS encoding response regulator, which yields MATILLVDDVKLFLELEKSFLEGAGHRVVTAANGEEALAGLVEAEPDLLLLDLYMPGRDGDEICRELRASTRWRDLPVIMVTAAGKEEEIGRCLAAGCDDYITKPVNKNDLLEKVQRVLGGVRGRTATRVPATLRVQLKSRDKSLSATARDISRNGIYVKSSTSLAVGSPVELRLELPDGRQLPVLGKVKRVQEGPEGGMGIYFVAPEPQGVRALEELVNQGLESPEPAAQGVAEQVSDPRFLALEDENRRLRRRIAELETENREFAEQIVQIEEINNNLTNLYVASSRLHSVLDRGQVVEIIKEVVINFVGAEKFALLLQEKDSSRLRLEAAEGFEGAEFPEVSAGEGILGSVAAGGPTFLLEGSVVQGSDDPAAPLAAVPLKIHDQTTGVLAIYRLFVQKEKFAPVDHQLFSMMAEHAATALFSSGLYEASERKRETYKGFVDLLLKG from the coding sequence ATGGCAACCATTCTTCTGGTCGACGACGTCAAGCTGTTTCTGGAACTGGAGAAGTCCTTTCTCGAGGGGGCCGGACACCGGGTGGTGACCGCCGCCAACGGCGAGGAGGCGCTCGCCGGGCTGGTGGAAGCCGAACCGGACCTGCTGCTGCTCGACCTCTACATGCCGGGCCGCGACGGCGACGAGATCTGCCGCGAACTGCGGGCCAGCACCCGCTGGCGCGACCTGCCGGTGATCATGGTCACCGCGGCGGGCAAGGAAGAGGAGATCGGCCGATGCCTCGCGGCCGGCTGCGACGACTACATCACCAAGCCGGTCAACAAAAACGACCTGCTGGAGAAGGTTCAGCGGGTGCTCGGCGGGGTCAGGGGGCGCACCGCCACCCGGGTGCCGGCAACCCTGCGGGTGCAGCTGAAGAGCCGCGACAAAAGCCTCAGCGCCACGGCCCGGGACATCTCGCGCAACGGCATCTATGTGAAAAGCTCCACCAGCCTGGCGGTAGGCAGCCCCGTGGAGCTGCGCCTCGAACTGCCCGACGGCCGCCAGCTGCCGGTCCTCGGCAAGGTCAAGCGGGTCCAGGAGGGGCCCGAGGGCGGCATGGGGATCTATTTCGTGGCCCCCGAGCCCCAGGGTGTCCGGGCGCTGGAGGAGCTGGTCAACCAGGGTCTGGAGAGCCCGGAGCCGGCCGCCCAGGGGGTGGCCGAACAGGTCTCCGACCCGCGTTTCCTGGCCCTGGAGGATGAAAACCGCCGGCTGCGCCGCAGGATCGCCGAGCTGGAAACCGAGAACCGCGAGTTCGCCGAGCAGATCGTGCAGATCGAGGAGATCAACAACAACCTCACCAACCTCTACGTGGCCTCCTCCCGGCTGCACTCGGTCCTCGACCGGGGCCAGGTGGTTGAGATCATCAAGGAGGTGGTGATCAATTTCGTCGGCGCCGAAAAATTCGCCCTGCTGCTGCAGGAAAAGGATTCCAGCCGGCTGCGCCTGGAAGCCGCCGAGGGGTTCGAGGGCGCGGAGTTTCCCGAGGTCAGCGCCGGGGAAGGGATCCTCGGCAGCGTGGCCGCCGGCGGTCCCACCTTCCTGCTGGAGGGATCCGTGGTGCAGGGCTCCGACGACCCCGCCGCCCCCCTGGCCGCCGTCCCCCTGAAGATCCACGACCAGACCACCGGCGTGCTGGCCATCTACCGGCTGTTCGTGCAGAAGGAGAAGTTCGCCCCCGTCGACCACCAGCTCTTCTCCATGATGGCCGAACACGCCGCCACCGCCCTGTTCTCCTCCGGCCTCTACGAAGCCTCGGAACGCAAGCGCGAGACGTACAAGGGGTTTGTGGATTTGTTGCTTAAAGGCTAG
- a CDS encoding thioredoxin family protein, which produces MRIDILCKPESGGRCEMTLKNVRDALANLGVEAEVHLFRDRRKMIDNRVYVSPALLIDDCVRIAGRVPEVSEITSLLVERPRYRRRLQEVA; this is translated from the coding sequence ATGAGAATCGATATCCTCTGCAAGCCTGAGAGCGGTGGCCGCTGCGAAATGACTCTCAAGAACGTACGCGACGCGCTGGCGAATCTCGGCGTGGAAGCCGAAGTGCACCTGTTCAGGGACCGGCGCAAAATGATCGACAACCGGGTCTATGTGTCGCCGGCGCTGTTGATCGACGATTGCGTCCGGATCGCCGGGCGGGTTCCCGAAGTTAGCGAAATCACCAGTCTGCTTGTCGAACGGCCAAGATACCGGCGACGGCTTCAGGAAGTAGCCTGA
- a CDS encoding response regulator codes for MSKRKRFGEILVEAKVVSQEVLDKALQVQKSTGKRLGQVLEDMGVVSERDTAVALARQFGFKTVQNLAKYSFPEDILKLVPSETALKLSIFPLKREGKTLYLAMVNPLDMDVIDNLSFQTGLRVAPCVTTAGEIQAAVHQHYLGGRPNEPEGQETADWWTILVVDDQELVRSAILAALKREGYNTVEAANGADGLKLACQNPPHLIISDTVMPRMDGFEMFRALQANNTTRNIPVMALSSKSAPEEEAKLLDAGYFDFIPKPINPVRLGARVRRALRVTYGPGGPPPR; via the coding sequence ATGAGCAAACGCAAACGGTTTGGGGAAATCCTGGTCGAGGCCAAGGTGGTCAGCCAGGAGGTGCTGGACAAGGCCCTGCAGGTCCAGAAAAGTACCGGCAAGCGCCTGGGGCAGGTGCTGGAGGATATGGGGGTGGTCTCCGAGCGGGACACCGCCGTGGCCCTGGCCCGCCAGTTCGGCTTCAAGACGGTCCAAAACCTCGCCAAGTACAGCTTTCCCGAGGATATCCTCAAGCTGGTCCCCAGCGAGACGGCCCTCAAGCTGAGCATTTTCCCGCTCAAGCGCGAGGGCAAGACCCTGTACCTGGCCATGGTCAACCCCCTGGACATGGACGTCATCGACAACCTCAGCTTCCAGACCGGGCTGCGGGTTGCCCCCTGCGTGACCACCGCCGGGGAGATCCAGGCCGCGGTTCATCAGCACTACCTGGGCGGTCGGCCCAATGAGCCCGAGGGGCAGGAGACCGCGGACTGGTGGACCATCCTGGTGGTGGACGACCAGGAGCTGGTGCGTTCGGCGATCCTGGCGGCCCTCAAGCGCGAGGGGTACAATACCGTCGAAGCGGCCAACGGCGCCGACGGCCTCAAGCTCGCCTGCCAGAACCCGCCGCACCTGATCATCTCCGACACGGTGATGCCGCGGATGGACGGCTTCGAGATGTTCCGGGCGCTGCAGGCCAACAACACCACCCGCAACATCCCGGTCATGGCCCTTTCCTCCAAGTCGGCCCCCGAGGAGGAGGCCAAGCTGCTCGACGCCGGCTACTTCGACTTCATCCCCAAGCCGATCAACCCCGTACGGCTCGGCGCCCGGGTGCGCAGGGCCCTGCGGGTCACCTACGGCCCCGGCGGGCCGCCGCCGCGGTGA